In Nonomuraea sp. NBC_00507, the following are encoded in one genomic region:
- the hflX gene encoding GTPase HflX, with protein sequence MHENITLESGDFDLEERQALRRVAGLSTELQDISEVEYRQLRLERVVLVGVWTSGTAEDAENSLLELKLLAETAGSQVLDGLIQRRQKPDPATYIGSGKALELRDVVESHGADTVICDGELTPGQLRQLEDTVKVKVIDRTALILDIFAQHAKSREGKAQVELAQLQYLLPRLRGWGGNLSRQVGGRAAGGVGIGGRGPGETKIELDRRRIRERMAKLRRQIGGMSTARDTMRYQRQRREVPAVAIAGYTNAGKSSLLNRITGAGVLVEDALFATLDPTVRRARTPEGRLFTIADTVGFVRHLPHQLVEAFRSTLEEVADADLILHVVDGSHPDPEGQLAAVREVLADIDGAQDIREIVVINKADAADPDVIDRVLRRERDSIVVSARTGKGIPELITLIERELPRLDLEVHLLVPYERGDLISRAHKEGEVLSVDHVEDGTILHARVLPSLFQELERVGKPVERVF encoded by the coding sequence ATGCACGAAAACATCACGCTCGAATCCGGCGATTTCGACCTCGAGGAGCGCCAGGCGCTCCGCCGTGTGGCAGGTCTGTCCACTGAACTCCAGGACATTTCCGAAGTCGAATACCGGCAGCTACGACTCGAGCGGGTCGTCCTCGTCGGCGTCTGGACCTCGGGCACCGCCGAGGACGCGGAAAACTCCCTGCTCGAACTCAAGCTCCTGGCCGAGACGGCCGGGTCGCAGGTGCTCGACGGGCTCATCCAGCGCCGTCAGAAGCCCGACCCCGCCACATACATCGGCTCCGGCAAGGCGCTGGAGCTGCGCGACGTGGTCGAGTCCCACGGCGCCGACACCGTGATCTGCGACGGCGAGCTGACCCCCGGTCAGCTCCGTCAGCTCGAGGACACGGTCAAGGTCAAGGTGATCGACCGTACGGCGCTGATCCTCGACATCTTCGCCCAGCACGCCAAGAGCCGCGAGGGCAAGGCGCAGGTCGAGCTCGCGCAACTGCAATACCTGCTGCCCCGCCTGCGCGGCTGGGGTGGCAACCTGTCCAGGCAGGTCGGTGGCCGGGCCGCGGGCGGCGTCGGCATCGGCGGCCGCGGCCCCGGTGAGACCAAGATCGAGCTCGACCGCCGCCGCATCCGCGAGCGGATGGCCAAGCTGCGCCGCCAGATCGGCGGCATGTCCACCGCCCGTGACACCATGCGCTACCAGCGCCAGCGGCGCGAGGTCCCGGCCGTGGCCATCGCCGGCTACACCAACGCCGGCAAGTCCTCGTTGCTCAACCGGATCACCGGTGCGGGCGTGCTGGTGGAGGACGCGCTGTTCGCCACCCTCGACCCGACGGTGCGCCGGGCGCGCACGCCCGAGGGCAGGCTGTTCACGATCGCCGACACCGTCGGCTTCGTGCGCCACCTGCCGCACCAGCTGGTCGAGGCGTTCCGCTCCACGCTGGAGGAGGTCGCCGACGCCGACCTGATCCTGCACGTGGTCGACGGCTCGCACCCCGACCCCGAGGGGCAGCTGGCGGCGGTGCGCGAGGTGCTCGCCGACATCGACGGCGCGCAGGACATCCGCGAGATCGTCGTGATCAACAAGGCCGACGCGGCCGATCCCGACGTGATCGACCGGGTGCTGCGGCGTGAGCGGGACAGCATCGTGGTGTCGGCGCGGACGGGCAAGGGCATCCCCGAGCTGATCACGCTCATCGAGCGCGAGCTCCCCAGGCTGGACCTCGAGGTGCACCTGCTGGTGCCGTACGAGCGGGGCGACCTGATCTCACGGGCTCACAAGGAGGGCGAGGTGCTCTCTGTGGACCACGTGGAGGACGGCACGATCCTGCACGCTCGCGTGCTGCCCAGCCTGTTCCAGGAGCTGGAGCGGGTGGGCAAGCCGGTCGAACGCGTCTTTTGA
- a CDS encoding DUF4097 family beta strand repeat-containing protein encodes MKTIAIAGGLLASAVLLTGCGLGDLAGPTNQDTTSYEVTDKVTKLQLESHAGDTVVTETDGTAIRVVEKLRWRGDDKPKPEHKVEGGALFVTYDCPSNWGSCSVDYEIEVPKGLAVDLDSGSGNITLRALTGNVDVHLGSGDVDGSGLAGKTVVAEAGSGNVELKYTTAPTSAQLKAGSGDIVLNVPDGAYDVKTDTGSGDVTVSVKDDGSSPNKISLSAGSGNVSVVPA; translated from the coding sequence ATGAAGACGATTGCGATCGCGGGCGGGCTGCTGGCCTCGGCGGTGCTGCTGACAGGGTGCGGGCTCGGCGACCTCGCCGGCCCCACGAACCAGGACACGACGTCCTACGAGGTGACGGACAAGGTCACCAAGCTTCAGCTCGAAAGCCACGCCGGCGACACCGTCGTCACCGAGACCGACGGCACGGCCATCCGGGTCGTCGAGAAGCTCCGCTGGCGCGGCGACGACAAGCCCAAGCCGGAGCACAAGGTCGAGGGTGGCGCGTTGTTCGTGACGTACGACTGCCCGTCGAACTGGGGCAGCTGCAGCGTCGACTACGAGATCGAGGTCCCGAAGGGACTGGCGGTCGACCTCGACAGCGGCTCGGGCAACATCACACTCAGGGCCCTGACCGGGAACGTCGATGTGCACCTCGGCTCCGGCGACGTGGACGGCTCGGGCCTGGCGGGCAAGACGGTGGTCGCCGAGGCGGGGTCGGGGAACGTCGAGCTCAAGTACACGACGGCGCCCACCAGCGCACAGCTGAAGGCCGGTTCGGGAGACATCGTGCTCAACGTTCCCGACGGGGCTTACGACGTGAAGACCGACACGGGCTCCGGCGACGTGACTGTCTCGGTCAAGGACGACGGCTCGTCACCGAACAAGATCTCCTTGAGCGCGGGCTCCGGCAACGTCAGCGTGGTGCCCGCATAA
- a CDS encoding CGNR zinc finger domain-containing protein: protein MTRPPAASLMAFPFIGGRPCLDFVATLGKRHAVPVERLPNPDALGRWIHEAGLSSDVPQATTAHLTDALGLREAIYQLLRAAIAGRPVDPADVALTNAVAANPDLAPQLSVSGDLPSISRQSADVTPAALATVARDAVLLLGGPLLERVKECENPDCSLLFLDDSQARRRRWCSMDRCGNLAKIAGYRSRTRARPE from the coding sequence ATGACCCGCCCGCCTGCCGCCTCCCTGATGGCGTTCCCTTTCATCGGCGGCCGCCCCTGTCTTGACTTCGTCGCTACGCTCGGCAAGCGGCACGCCGTTCCCGTCGAAAGGCTGCCGAACCCCGACGCACTCGGCCGCTGGATTCACGAGGCCGGACTCAGCTCGGATGTCCCCCAGGCCACCACCGCCCACCTGACGGACGCCCTGGGCCTGCGTGAGGCGATCTACCAGCTGTTGCGCGCCGCGATCGCCGGGCGTCCTGTCGACCCTGCCGACGTCGCGCTCACCAACGCGGTGGCCGCGAATCCCGATCTCGCCCCGCAGCTCTCTGTCAGCGGCGACTTGCCGTCCATCAGCCGGCAGAGCGCCGACGTGACGCCCGCCGCCTTGGCGACCGTGGCCCGCGACGCGGTGCTGTTGCTCGGCGGCCCGCTGCTGGAGCGGGTCAAGGAGTGCGAGAATCCAGACTGCTCGCTGCTGTTCCTTGATGACTCACAGGCACGGCGACGCCGCTGGTGCTCAATGGACCGATGCGGAAACCTGGCCAAGATCGCCGGCTACCGCTCCCGCACCCGTGCGCGTCCCGAGTGA
- a CDS encoding ComEC/Rec2 family competence protein, translated as MAVGTDFDERKHAWPLTLPALAAWASVLILLGCAASVSLIVAMSTALAACAVAWRTRASTRSWRNVALATLICAAAVSASIGFRVQALTTGPTAALAAKGSSITAQIALTDDPKRRASRGGRFNQDSYVVPATLEIIQRAGSRQAVSVPITVFASGREWSDLLPSQHLEVTGRLAKATPGDLVAAILLVRGPPRVLTPPSQLQTVAGSLRSGLRAAADVLPPDQRGLLPGLVVGDVSRMDPQVASDLREAGMNHLHAVSGANLAIVAGATLAISRFIGLSLPMRAGFAAIAMLAFAVVARPSPSVLRALLMGLVAAVALGTGRARDGFAALSATVLLLMLFAPELARSYGFALSVAATAGILILAPRWRDRLSSTEQRSDVSQAGDVQGGDVQGGDVRGGHAQGGDVQGGHAQAGDVRGGDVRGGDVQGGNGRLPYRLPRWLAEAVAVPAAAQVAVTPVLVLMSGQLTPVAVLANLLVAPAVAPATLLGFGAALVAPLWPEAASFLVVPAGYAVGWIIAVAGWAIGLPFATLPWPSGLLGIGLLGLTVAVAIPILRRRAWRATALTVAAGALVAVLAVRPLAGPWPPDGWLMVMCDVGQGDGLIIAAGPGRGVVVDTGPDQVIMDRCLRRVGVDDVPLLVVTHPHADHEDGLTGVLRNRRVGAVVVSPHRTEPRAGAHTSVTLAQRRIPEWTAAPGSRWRFGPSELSVLAPDPAMSEMHGQGEGSAINNSSVVLHVRWRSGSILLGGDLETEAQEELLRRVRVRADILKTPHHGSNRQSPGFLASLGARAALISVGADNDYGHPAPSTLALLRRLGAAIYRTDQSGDLAVVERDGGLAVVARGP; from the coding sequence ATGGCCGTCGGCACGGACTTCGACGAGCGCAAGCACGCCTGGCCGCTGACGCTTCCCGCCCTGGCCGCCTGGGCCAGTGTCCTGATCCTCCTCGGTTGCGCCGCTTCCGTCAGCCTGATCGTGGCAATGTCCACAGCCCTGGCCGCCTGCGCCGTGGCGTGGCGCACTCGCGCATCTACCAGGAGTTGGCGCAACGTCGCCTTGGCCACGCTCATCTGCGCAGCGGCAGTTTCGGCGTCGATCGGCTTCCGGGTCCAGGCTCTCACCACCGGGCCGACGGCCGCACTGGCGGCGAAGGGCTCGTCCATCACCGCCCAGATCGCCCTCACCGACGACCCCAAACGCAGAGCATCTCGAGGCGGACGTTTCAACCAGGACAGTTATGTGGTCCCGGCCACCCTCGAGATCATTCAGAGAGCCGGAAGCAGACAGGCCGTCAGCGTTCCCATCACCGTCTTCGCCAGTGGGCGCGAATGGAGCGACTTGCTCCCCAGCCAGCATCTCGAAGTCACCGGCCGCCTGGCGAAAGCGACCCCTGGCGACTTGGTGGCGGCGATTCTCCTGGTCCGGGGTCCACCACGGGTCCTGACGCCACCGTCGCAGCTCCAGACGGTCGCGGGCAGTCTGAGATCCGGTCTGCGCGCCGCCGCCGACGTCCTTCCCCCGGACCAGCGAGGACTGCTCCCCGGCCTGGTCGTGGGCGACGTCTCGCGCATGGATCCGCAGGTGGCATCCGATCTGAGGGAAGCCGGGATGAACCACCTTCACGCGGTGAGCGGGGCCAACCTCGCCATCGTCGCCGGCGCCACCCTTGCTATCTCCCGCTTTATCGGCCTTTCCCTGCCCATGAGGGCGGGTTTCGCCGCCATCGCGATGCTCGCCTTCGCCGTCGTGGCCCGCCCGTCCCCGAGTGTCCTGCGGGCCCTCCTCATGGGCCTGGTGGCCGCCGTCGCCCTTGGCACAGGACGTGCGAGAGACGGCTTCGCGGCGCTGTCGGCAACGGTCCTGCTGCTGATGTTGTTCGCACCTGAATTGGCTCGCTCGTACGGTTTCGCGCTCTCGGTCGCGGCCACCGCAGGCATTCTCATCCTCGCCCCGCGCTGGCGTGACCGCCTGTCATCCACAGAGCAGCGAAGTGACGTGTCCCAAGCCGGCGATGTCCAGGGCGGTGATGTCCAGGGCGGTGATGTCCGGGGCGGCCATGCCCAGGGCGGCGATGTCCAGGGCGGCCATGCCCAGGCCGGCGATGTCCGGGGCGGCGATGTCCGGGGCGGCGATGTCCAGGGCGGCAACGGCAGACTGCCGTACCGGTTGCCGCGCTGGCTGGCGGAGGCGGTGGCCGTGCCGGCGGCCGCTCAGGTGGCCGTGACGCCCGTGCTCGTGCTGATGTCGGGACAACTGACGCCCGTGGCAGTGCTCGCCAACCTCCTCGTGGCGCCGGCGGTGGCTCCCGCGACCCTGCTCGGCTTCGGCGCCGCACTCGTGGCGCCCCTATGGCCTGAGGCGGCGAGCTTCCTGGTCGTCCCAGCCGGATACGCCGTCGGCTGGATCATCGCGGTTGCCGGCTGGGCCATCGGCCTGCCCTTCGCCACGCTGCCGTGGCCCAGCGGCCTGCTGGGGATCGGCTTGCTCGGGCTCACGGTGGCCGTCGCGATACCCATCCTGCGCCGCCGGGCCTGGCGGGCGACGGCGCTGACGGTCGCCGCCGGCGCGCTGGTGGCCGTCCTGGCGGTACGTCCCCTCGCCGGGCCGTGGCCGCCCGATGGCTGGCTGATGGTGATGTGCGACGTCGGGCAGGGGGACGGGCTGATCATCGCGGCGGGGCCAGGCCGGGGCGTCGTCGTCGACACCGGCCCTGACCAGGTCATCATGGACCGATGCCTGCGCAGGGTCGGCGTTGACGACGTACCGCTGCTTGTTGTCACGCATCCGCATGCCGACCACGAGGACGGGCTCACGGGAGTGCTCAGGAACCGGCGGGTGGGGGCCGTGGTCGTCAGCCCGCACCGCACGGAGCCCCGAGCCGGCGCGCACACATCGGTCACCCTGGCGCAGCGACGGATACCCGAATGGACGGCGGCGCCGGGGAGCCGCTGGCGGTTCGGGCCTTCGGAGCTGAGCGTGCTCGCTCCCGACCCCGCCATGAGCGAGATGCACGGGCAAGGGGAGGGCAGTGCGATCAACAACTCCAGCGTGGTGCTCCACGTACGGTGGCGTTCGGGATCCATACTGCTCGGCGGTGATCTGGAGACGGAGGCCCAGGAAGAGCTTCTACGCCGCGTTCGCGTACGGGCCGACATCCTCAAGACTCCGCACCATGGATCCAACCGGCAGTCACCCGGGTTCCTGGCTTCCCTCGGGGCGCGGGCGGCGTTGATCAGCGTGGGCGCCGACAACGACTACGGTCATCCGGCCCCGTCCACGCTCGCTCTGCTGCGGCGCCTCGGCGCGGCCATCTACCGTACCGACCAGTCGGGAGATCTTGCGGTGGTCGAGCGCGATGGGGGATTGGCGGTGGTCGCGCGTGGGCCGTAG
- a CDS encoding ComEA family DNA-binding protein produces MDPGKPGLRVLLAVGALAVAVAGFFVWRSQPTPEPLPPPTPISSSTPSPTAKVTVHVAGKIRKPGVYLLPAGARVADAVTVAGGVARGASTGSLNLARRLIDGEQIVVGTPAGPAAPGSAVSDPAATVLDLNSATTEQLEQLPGVGEVLAARITEFRDSHGGFTSVEQLREVSGIGPRKFDEIKPKVRV; encoded by the coding sequence TTGGACCCCGGCAAGCCGGGTCTTCGCGTGCTGCTCGCCGTCGGCGCCCTTGCGGTGGCCGTCGCCGGCTTCTTCGTTTGGCGATCGCAGCCCACACCGGAGCCACTCCCGCCTCCCACCCCGATCTCGTCCTCGACGCCGTCCCCGACCGCGAAGGTGACCGTCCATGTCGCAGGCAAGATCCGCAAACCCGGCGTCTACCTTCTCCCAGCGGGCGCCCGTGTCGCGGACGCGGTGACGGTGGCCGGTGGGGTGGCCCGTGGCGCCTCCACCGGCTCGCTCAACCTCGCCAGACGCTTGATCGACGGGGAGCAGATCGTGGTGGGCACCCCCGCGGGCCCGGCCGCTCCCGGCTCTGCCGTCTCGGACCCGGCCGCGACCGTCCTCGACCTGAACTCCGCCACGACAGAGCAACTCGAGCAACTCCCAGGCGTGGGAGAGGTCCTGGCCGCCCGCATCACCGAGTTCCGTGACAGCCACGGCGGATTCACCAGCGTGGAGCAGTTGCGCGAAGTGAGCGGCATCGGCCCGCGCAAGTTCGACGAGATCAAGCCGAAGGTTCGCGTCTGA
- a CDS encoding DegV family protein, producing MSPTVAVVTDSSAYLPAVPGVAVVPLQVIVKGTPYDEGSYGGGMPDRADSGGTMGGGVPDRADSGGTMGGGVPDRADSGGTMGGGVPDRADLASAATSRPSPARFAACYASLAGAGATGVVSIHLSSDMSGTVDSARLAARDAPVPVEVIDSRSIAMGLGYPVLAAARAAAEGGSLESVTSVARRCAETTQTFFYVDTLDYLRRSGRIGTAASVLGSALMIKPLLHIVNGQISLLEKVRTPTRAIARLEDLAVRAAGEGPVEVAVQHLAARSRAEALAERLPKRVPGLVDLRVVEVGPVIGAHVGPGMLGLTVTPCHV from the coding sequence ATGTCGCCCACCGTTGCCGTTGTCACGGATTCATCTGCTTACCTGCCTGCAGTGCCGGGTGTCGCCGTCGTGCCGTTGCAGGTGATCGTGAAGGGCACGCCGTACGACGAGGGCTCTTATGGCGGCGGGATGCCGGATCGAGCGGACTCGGGCGGCACGATGGGTGGCGGGGTGCCGGATCGTGCGGACTCGGGCGGCACGATGGGTGGCGGGGTGCCGGATCGTGCGGACTCGGGCGGCACGATGGGTGGCGGGGTGCCGGATCGTGCGGACCTCGCCTCCGCGGCCACCTCACGTCCCTCACCGGCCCGCTTCGCCGCCTGCTATGCGTCCTTGGCCGGAGCCGGCGCGACAGGGGTGGTCTCGATCCACCTGTCCAGCGACATGTCGGGCACCGTCGACTCGGCCAGGTTAGCCGCCCGTGACGCACCCGTACCGGTGGAAGTGATCGACAGCCGTTCGATCGCGATGGGCCTCGGCTACCCGGTGCTGGCCGCGGCGCGCGCCGCCGCGGAAGGCGGGTCACTGGAGTCGGTGACCTCGGTGGCCCGCCGCTGCGCCGAGACCACCCAGACCTTCTTCTACGTCGACACGCTCGACTACCTGCGCCGCAGCGGCCGCATCGGCACCGCCGCCTCAGTGCTCGGCTCCGCTCTCATGATCAAGCCGCTCCTCCACATCGTGAACGGCCAGATCTCCCTGCTGGAGAAGGTCCGCACGCCGACGCGCGCGATCGCCCGCCTGGAGGATCTGGCGGTGCGGGCGGCCGGTGAGGGTCCGGTGGAGGTGGCGGTCCAGCATCTGGCGGCGAGATCCCGTGCGGAAGCACTCGCGGAACGTCTGCCGAAGCGAGTGCCTGGGCTGGTGGACCTGCGGGTGGTGGAGGTCGGCCCGGTGATCGGCGCCCACGTCGGCCCAGGCATGCTGGGGCTGACCGTCACCCCATGCCACGTGTAG
- a CDS encoding AAA family ATPase, with protein MPIPLAKPERLLDRDHEWALLNGFLADPAPELRLAILSGRRRNGKSFLLEALTEAAGGLYLTAVQEEGRVPALHRFTEAIAAHAGVRPGAMRLDDWRDVLTAALDVVNRAPGAPLIVIDELPYLLQHSPEIPGFLQLLYDQSQSGKAPGGRIVLCGSAMSVMSELLSGTKPLRGRAVLDLRLPAFDYRTTRTHWGIEDPAVALQVDAVLGGAPGYRPLAAGPAPQSEAEFGPWVERTLLDPGRALYSRVEAEFLLREDPRITHRTLYYDVLSALARGASTPAKVGSVLERSRSAMVAPLEVLESTGYIRREQDMLKARHPVISVADPVIRFNQLITLPMVDLVERRRGAQVWQSSRPTYHSKILGPHFEETAREWARTFAFDETRLSLGAVGTAEIADPAARTRHEVDLLAMALGERPQSPRATIALIGEAKATIQPRGLKDLQRLEHIRTLLADQGHRPDDAVLALFSLYGFHPDVIDAAQRRRDVLLVDIGALYGDSPIHGLT; from the coding sequence GTGCCTATACCGCTAGCCAAGCCAGAGCGGCTGCTGGACCGTGATCACGAATGGGCGCTGTTGAACGGTTTCCTCGCCGATCCAGCCCCGGAGTTGCGGCTGGCCATCCTCTCGGGACGGCGGCGGAACGGGAAGTCGTTCCTGCTGGAGGCGCTCACAGAAGCAGCAGGCGGGCTATATCTGACCGCCGTACAAGAGGAAGGCCGGGTGCCCGCGCTGCACCGGTTCACCGAGGCGATCGCCGCGCACGCGGGAGTGCGACCTGGGGCGATGCGGCTGGACGACTGGCGGGATGTGCTCACCGCCGCGCTGGATGTGGTGAACCGGGCGCCGGGGGCGCCGCTGATCGTCATCGACGAGCTGCCGTATCTGCTACAGCACTCCCCGGAGATCCCCGGGTTCCTGCAATTGCTGTACGACCAGTCGCAGTCAGGCAAGGCGCCCGGTGGCCGGATCGTGCTTTGCGGCTCGGCTATGAGCGTGATGTCTGAGCTGTTGTCCGGCACCAAGCCGCTACGCGGCCGAGCCGTGCTGGACCTGCGCCTGCCGGCCTTCGACTACCGCACCACGCGCACCCACTGGGGGATCGAGGATCCGGCGGTGGCACTGCAGGTGGATGCCGTGCTAGGCGGCGCCCCCGGCTACCGGCCGCTGGCCGCGGGACCGGCGCCGCAGAGCGAGGCGGAGTTCGGCCCTTGGGTAGAACGCACCCTGCTGGACCCGGGGCGTGCCCTGTACTCACGAGTGGAGGCGGAGTTTCTCCTGCGCGAGGACCCGCGGATCACCCACCGCACGCTGTATTACGACGTGCTGTCCGCGTTGGCCCGGGGTGCGTCGACACCGGCGAAGGTCGGTTCGGTGCTCGAGCGGTCCCGCTCCGCCATGGTCGCTCCGCTGGAAGTACTCGAGTCCACCGGCTACATCCGCAGAGAGCAGGACATGCTGAAGGCACGGCATCCAGTCATCAGCGTGGCAGACCCGGTGATCCGCTTCAACCAGCTGATCACACTGCCCATGGTGGACCTGGTGGAACGGCGGCGCGGAGCCCAGGTGTGGCAGTCATCCCGCCCGACGTACCACTCGAAGATCCTCGGCCCGCACTTCGAGGAGACCGCCCGCGAGTGGGCCCGCACCTTCGCCTTCGACGAGACGCGGCTGTCGCTCGGCGCGGTCGGCACAGCGGAGATCGCCGACCCTGCCGCCCGGACCAGACATGAGGTCGACCTGCTCGCCATGGCGCTAGGTGAGCGCCCGCAAAGCCCTCGGGCGACCATAGCCCTGATCGGTGAGGCCAAGGCCACCATCCAGCCCCGCGGACTGAAGGACCTCCAGCGCCTCGAACACATCCGGACCCTGCTCGCCGACCAAGGACATCGGCCCGATGACGCGGTCCTTGCCCTGTTCTCCCTGTACGGCTTCCATCCCGATGTCATCGATGCCGCCCAACGCCGCCGCGATGTCCTCCTGGTCGACATTGGCGCGCTGTACGGGGACAGCCCCATCCACGGCCTGACATGA
- a CDS encoding amidohydrolase family protein: MTVRLLTNIGRLWTGNEVLSNAAILVHNDRIAWVGRAPDLPQSVPGVVDDIVDVDHVENLGGALVTPGLIDAHTHPVYAGNRYAELAIRTGGSSAASITAAGGGVGSTVTVTRGTDPWTLCNGVRERLRGWLLSGTTTVEAKTGYHLTRDGELADVRLLRELEKEPMMPRLHVTFLAAHTVPPEYFGRQREYVEAVGAWCADAAAAGADSVDVYCDEGHFTTEESRWVLASGRNVGLLPRIHAGLYSRRGAVQLAAELGCASADGLHHMSDEDIAIMSRYGVPAVVCPATALQRGHLPPVRQMIKHGVQIALGSDHNPGYCGITSMSLVIAMAVSAFGMSVNDALRAATLGGATVLGAPDRGVLAPGRLADIVQWDADHEGAFAWSFGLKPRRVWRGGTPVQ, from the coding sequence GTGACCGTTCGGCTCCTCACCAACATCGGCCGCCTCTGGACCGGCAACGAGGTCCTCAGCAACGCGGCCATTCTCGTTCACAACGACCGCATCGCGTGGGTAGGGCGAGCCCCCGACCTGCCGCAGAGCGTGCCCGGAGTCGTCGACGACATCGTCGACGTCGACCACGTCGAAAACCTTGGCGGTGCGCTGGTCACGCCCGGCCTCATCGACGCCCACACGCATCCCGTCTACGCCGGCAACCGCTACGCCGAGCTCGCCATCCGCACCGGCGGCTCCAGCGCCGCCTCGATCACCGCGGCGGGCGGCGGCGTGGGCTCCACCGTCACCGTGACCCGCGGCACCGACCCGTGGACCCTGTGCAACGGCGTACGCGAGCGGCTGCGCGGCTGGCTGCTCAGCGGCACCACCACCGTCGAGGCCAAGACCGGCTACCATCTCACGCGCGACGGCGAGCTGGCCGACGTGCGGCTCCTGCGCGAGCTGGAGAAGGAGCCGATGATGCCGCGTCTGCACGTCACCTTCCTGGCGGCGCACACCGTCCCGCCCGAATACTTCGGCCGCCAGCGCGAATACGTCGAGGCCGTGGGCGCCTGGTGCGCCGACGCGGCCGCGGCGGGCGCCGACAGCGTCGACGTCTACTGCGACGAGGGCCACTTCACCACCGAGGAATCCCGCTGGGTCCTCGCCTCCGGCCGCAACGTCGGTCTGCTGCCGCGCATCCACGCCGGCCTCTACAGCCGCCGCGGCGCGGTCCAGCTGGCCGCCGAGCTCGGTTGCGCCTCCGCCGACGGCCTGCACCACATGTCGGACGAGGACATCGCCATCATGTCCCGCTACGGCGTGCCCGCGGTCGTCTGCCCCGCCACGGCACTCCAGCGTGGCCACCTGCCGCCGGTCCGCCAGATGATCAAGCACGGCGTGCAGATCGCGCTCGGCAGCGACCACAACCCCGGCTACTGCGGCATCACGTCGATGTCGCTGGTGATCGCCATGGCGGTGTCGGCGTTCGGGATGAGCGTCAACGACGCGCTCCGCGCGGCCACCCTCGGCGGTGCCACCGTCCTGGGCGCTCCCGACCGTGGCGTCCTGGCGCCGGGGCGGCTGGCGGACATCGTGCAGTGGGACGCCGACCACGAGGGCGCTTTCGCCTGGTCCTTCGGCCTCAAGCCGCGCCGCGTGTGGCGGGGCGGCACGCCGGTCCAGTAA
- the holA gene encoding DNA polymerase III subunit delta, which translates to MLPGMAGSDPAPVTLVLGDEELLAERAVSGVVAAARAADPDVEVHHLVGSKMTAGELMQLTSPSLFGDRSVVVVRSAQDLPKEVINEVVTYAKQPSDDTALVLVHPGGVKGKALVDGVKKVKAAVIMINKVTKAGERLDFVKGEFKQAGRGISSDAAQALLDAVGNDLRELAAACSQLMFDTEDKTISAAAVARYHKGRAEVTGFNVADSAVEGRLGDALEQLRWALGTGVAPVLLVSALAGGLRSLAKVGSAPRNLRGGQLASHVGMPPWKVDRVKRQLNGWGPEGLSRAIQAVADADEQVKGGGADPAYALEHTVQVIVASRTGR; encoded by the coding sequence ATGCTGCCAGGCATGGCGGGAAGCGATCCAGCACCTGTGACCTTGGTCCTCGGCGATGAAGAGTTGCTGGCCGAGCGGGCGGTGAGCGGCGTCGTCGCGGCGGCCCGGGCCGCTGATCCGGACGTCGAGGTGCACCACCTCGTAGGGAGCAAGATGACGGCCGGGGAGCTGATGCAGCTGACCTCGCCGTCGCTCTTCGGCGATCGTTCCGTGGTGGTGGTCCGGTCGGCGCAGGATCTGCCCAAGGAAGTGATCAACGAGGTCGTGACCTATGCCAAGCAGCCGTCCGACGACACCGCGCTCGTGCTGGTGCACCCGGGCGGGGTGAAGGGCAAGGCGCTGGTCGACGGGGTGAAGAAGGTCAAGGCTGCGGTGATCATGATCAACAAGGTCACCAAGGCGGGGGAGCGGCTGGATTTCGTCAAAGGGGAGTTCAAGCAGGCCGGGCGAGGAATCTCCAGTGACGCGGCGCAGGCGTTGCTCGATGCCGTCGGCAACGATCTGCGGGAGCTGGCGGCGGCGTGCAGCCAGCTGATGTTCGACACCGAGGACAAGACGATCAGCGCGGCGGCCGTGGCGCGCTATCACAAGGGGCGGGCCGAGGTCACCGGCTTCAACGTGGCCGACTCGGCGGTCGAGGGGCGGCTGGGCGACGCTCTGGAGCAACTGCGGTGGGCGCTCGGCACCGGCGTCGCTCCGGTGCTGCTGGTGAGCGCCTTGGCCGGAGGGCTGAGGTCGCTCGCCAAGGTGGGGAGTGCGCCGCGCAATCTCCGGGGCGGGCAGTTGGCGAGCCACGTCGGGATGCCACCGTGGAAGGTGGATCGGGTGAAGCGGCAGCTCAACGGATGGGGGCCCGAAGGCTTGTCGAGGGCCATCCAGGCGGTGGCCGACGCGGACGAGCAGGTCAAGGGCGGGGGAGCGGATCCGGCGTACGCGCTGGAGCATACGGTGCAGGTAATCGTGGCCAGCCGCACTGGGAGGTAG